From Pongo pygmaeus isolate AG05252 chromosome 1, NHGRI_mPonPyg2-v2.0_pri, whole genome shotgun sequence, one genomic window encodes:
- the CCDC24 gene encoding coiled-coil domain-containing protein 24 isoform X13, whose protein sequence is MLRALLQEARSSQAPSFRPISDPSSLLAPPPLLKDLLRQELRQLLQGLRHKAICEGRDQAQAWVQYSPRVLHFALEEPRCDLPEQEIFQMRGGGPSSGHRDLSIIKDQLNVSNIDQVARHLRGLLEKECHTLEREIPILQRCLEEEYMRPCYPSEAALEPTLAELKEQKKVMEQELQASMGPSCVSPNHSGPWGPPHRASDPRFPSAGLHLSSAACLHLLWSPAFDLEASPLPTAGDGSFSAAPGQGQLPHLCPVQHPRPQPEGLVTE, encoded by the exons ATGTTACGGGCACTGCTCCAAGAGGCTCGATCCTCTCAAGCCCCCAGCTTCCGCCCCATCTCTGACCCCTCTTCTCTTCTGGCACCACCGCCTCTCCTAAAGGACCTCTTGCGCCAGGAACTCCGGCAGTTGCTCCAGGGTCTCCGCCACAAAGCCATCTGTGAGGGCAG GGACCAGGCCCAAGCTTGGGTCCAGTATAGCCCCAGGGTCCTGCACTTTGCCTTGGAGGAGCCCAGGTGTGATTTGCCAGAACAGGAGATATTCCAGATGAGAGGTGGTGGGCCCAG CAGCGGTCACAGAGATCTCAGCATCATCAAGGACCAACTGAACGTGTCCAACATTGACCAGGTGGCCAGACACCTGAG GGGCCTTCTGGAGAAGGAGTGTCACACCTTGGAGAGGGAGATCCCCATCCTGCAG CGCTGCCTGGAAGAGGAGTATATGAGGCCTTGCTACCCCTCTGAGGCAGCCCTGGAGCCCACCCTGGCAG AGCTAAAGGAACAGAAGAAGGTCATGGAGCAGGAGCTGCAGGCATCTATGGGGCCTTCTTGTGTCTCTCCCAACCACAG CGGCCCTTGGGGTCCTCCACACAGGGCCTCAGACCCCCGCTTCCCCTCTGCGGGGTTGCACCTCTCCAGTGCTGCCTGCCTGCACCTCCTCTGGAGCCCTGCCTTCGACCTCGAGGCCAGTCCGCTACCCACCGCTGGGGACGGCAGCTTCAGTGCAGCCCCAGGGCAGGGCCAGCTTCCACACCTATGTCCAGTGCAGCACCCCAGGCCCCAGCCTGAAGGGCTGGTCACCGAGTAG
- the CCDC24 gene encoding coiled-coil domain-containing protein 24 isoform X2 — MLRHSPSLWELVEEHVPLRERPEVKRILGEAPVDLSLELRAEVAMLRALLQEARSSQAPSFRPISDPSSLLAPPPLLKDLLRQELRQLLQGLRHKAICEGRDQAQAWVQYSPRVLHFALEEPRCDLPEQEIFQMRGGGPSSGHRDLSIIKDQLNVSNIDQVARHLRGLLEKECHTLEREIPILQRCLEEEYMRPCYPSEAALEPTLAELKEQKKVMEQELQASMGPSCVSPNHSGPWGPPHRASDPRFPSAGLHLSSAACLHLLWSPAFDLEASPLPTAGDGSFSAAPGQGQLPHLCPVQHPRPQPEGLVTE; from the exons ATGCTCCGGCACTCCCCCTCGCTGTGGGAGCTGGTGGAGGAGCACGTTCCGCTCCGGGAGCGACCCGAAGTGAAGAGGATTCTGGGGGAGGCGCCGGTGGACCTGAGCCTGGAGCTGCGGGcggag GTGGCGATGTTACGGGCACTGCTCCAAGAGGCTCGATCCTCTCAAGCCCCCAGCTTCCGCCCCATCTCTGACCCCTCTTCTCTTCTGGCACCACCGCCTCTCCTAAAGGACCTCTTGCGCCAGGAACTCCGGCAGTTGCTCCAGGGTCTCCGCCACAAAGCCATCTGTGAGGGCAG GGACCAGGCCCAAGCTTGGGTCCAGTATAGCCCCAGGGTCCTGCACTTTGCCTTGGAGGAGCCCAGGTGTGATTTGCCAGAACAGGAGATATTCCAGATGAGAGGTGGTGGGCCCAG CAGCGGTCACAGAGATCTCAGCATCATCAAGGACCAACTGAACGTGTCCAACATTGACCAGGTGGCCAGACACCTGAG GGGCCTTCTGGAGAAGGAGTGTCACACCTTGGAGAGGGAGATCCCCATCCTGCAG CGCTGCCTGGAAGAGGAGTATATGAGGCCTTGCTACCCCTCTGAGGCAGCCCTGGAGCCCACCCTGGCAG AGCTAAAGGAACAGAAGAAGGTCATGGAGCAGGAGCTGCAGGCATCTATGGGGCCTTCTTGTGTCTCTCCCAACCACAG CGGCCCTTGGGGTCCTCCACACAGGGCCTCAGACCCCCGCTTCCCCTCTGCGGGGTTGCACCTCTCCAGTGCTGCCTGCCTGCACCTCCTCTGGAGCCCTGCCTTCGACCTCGAGGCCAGTCCGCTACCCACCGCTGGGGACGGCAGCTTCAGTGCAGCCCCAGGGCAGGGCCAGCTTCCACACCTATGTCCAGTGCAGCACCCCAGGCCCCAGCCTGAAGGGCTGGTCACCGAGTAG
- the CCDC24 gene encoding coiled-coil domain-containing protein 24 isoform X4: MLRHSPSLWELVEEHVPLRERPEVKRILGEAPVDLSLELRAEVAMLRALLQEARSSQAPSFRPISDPSSLLAPPPLLKDLLRQELRQLLQGLRHKAICEGRDQAQAWVQYSPRVLHFALEEPRCDLPEQEIFQMRGGGPSGHRDLSIIKDQLNVSNIDQVARHLRGLLEKECHTLEREIPILQRCLEEEYMRPCYPSEAALEPTLAELKEQKKVMEQELQASMGPSCVSPNHSGPWGPPHRASDPRFPSAGLHLSSAACLHLLWSPAFDLEASPLPTAGDGSFSAAPGQGQLPHLCPVQHPRPQPEGLVTE, encoded by the exons ATGCTCCGGCACTCCCCCTCGCTGTGGGAGCTGGTGGAGGAGCACGTTCCGCTCCGGGAGCGACCCGAAGTGAAGAGGATTCTGGGGGAGGCGCCGGTGGACCTGAGCCTGGAGCTGCGGGcggag GTGGCGATGTTACGGGCACTGCTCCAAGAGGCTCGATCCTCTCAAGCCCCCAGCTTCCGCCCCATCTCTGACCCCTCTTCTCTTCTGGCACCACCGCCTCTCCTAAAGGACCTCTTGCGCCAGGAACTCCGGCAGTTGCTCCAGGGTCTCCGCCACAAAGCCATCTGTGAGGGCAG GGACCAGGCCCAAGCTTGGGTCCAGTATAGCCCCAGGGTCCTGCACTTTGCCTTGGAGGAGCCCAGGTGTGATTTGCCAGAACAGGAGATATTCCAGATGAGAGGTGGTGGGCCCAG CGGTCACAGAGATCTCAGCATCATCAAGGACCAACTGAACGTGTCCAACATTGACCAGGTGGCCAGACACCTGAG GGGCCTTCTGGAGAAGGAGTGTCACACCTTGGAGAGGGAGATCCCCATCCTGCAG CGCTGCCTGGAAGAGGAGTATATGAGGCCTTGCTACCCCTCTGAGGCAGCCCTGGAGCCCACCCTGGCAG AGCTAAAGGAACAGAAGAAGGTCATGGAGCAGGAGCTGCAGGCATCTATGGGGCCTTCTTGTGTCTCTCCCAACCACAG CGGCCCTTGGGGTCCTCCACACAGGGCCTCAGACCCCCGCTTCCCCTCTGCGGGGTTGCACCTCTCCAGTGCTGCCTGCCTGCACCTCCTCTGGAGCCCTGCCTTCGACCTCGAGGCCAGTCCGCTACCCACCGCTGGGGACGGCAGCTTCAGTGCAGCCCCAGGGCAGGGCCAGCTTCCACACCTATGTCCAGTGCAGCACCCCAGGCCCCAGCCTGAAGGGCTGGTCACCGAGTAG
- the CCDC24 gene encoding coiled-coil domain-containing protein 24 isoform X9, producing the protein MLRHSPSLWELVEEHVPLRERPEVKRILGEAPVDLSLELRAEDLLRQELRQLLQGLRHKAICEGRDQAQAWVQYSPRVLHFALEEPRCDLPEQEIFQMRGGGPSSGHRDLSIIKDQLNVSNIDQVARHLRGLLEKECHTLEREIPILQRCLEEEYMRPCYPSEAALEPTLAELKEQKKVMEQELQASMGPSCVSPNHSGPWGPPHRASDPRFPSAGLHLSSAACLHLLWSPAFDLEASPLPTAGDGSFSAAPGQGQLPHLCPVQHPRPQPEGLVTE; encoded by the exons ATGCTCCGGCACTCCCCCTCGCTGTGGGAGCTGGTGGAGGAGCACGTTCCGCTCCGGGAGCGACCCGAAGTGAAGAGGATTCTGGGGGAGGCGCCGGTGGACCTGAGCCTGGAGCTGCGGGcggag GACCTCTTGCGCCAGGAACTCCGGCAGTTGCTCCAGGGTCTCCGCCACAAAGCCATCTGTGAGGGCAG GGACCAGGCCCAAGCTTGGGTCCAGTATAGCCCCAGGGTCCTGCACTTTGCCTTGGAGGAGCCCAGGTGTGATTTGCCAGAACAGGAGATATTCCAGATGAGAGGTGGTGGGCCCAG CAGCGGTCACAGAGATCTCAGCATCATCAAGGACCAACTGAACGTGTCCAACATTGACCAGGTGGCCAGACACCTGAG GGGCCTTCTGGAGAAGGAGTGTCACACCTTGGAGAGGGAGATCCCCATCCTGCAG CGCTGCCTGGAAGAGGAGTATATGAGGCCTTGCTACCCCTCTGAGGCAGCCCTGGAGCCCACCCTGGCAG AGCTAAAGGAACAGAAGAAGGTCATGGAGCAGGAGCTGCAGGCATCTATGGGGCCTTCTTGTGTCTCTCCCAACCACAG CGGCCCTTGGGGTCCTCCACACAGGGCCTCAGACCCCCGCTTCCCCTCTGCGGGGTTGCACCTCTCCAGTGCTGCCTGCCTGCACCTCCTCTGGAGCCCTGCCTTCGACCTCGAGGCCAGTCCGCTACCCACCGCTGGGGACGGCAGCTTCAGTGCAGCCCCAGGGCAGGGCCAGCTTCCACACCTATGTCCAGTGCAGCACCCCAGGCCCCAGCCTGAAGGGCTGGTCACCGAGTAG
- the CCDC24 gene encoding coiled-coil domain-containing protein 24 isoform X8, producing MLRHSPSLWELVEEHVPLRERPEVKRILGEAPVDLSLELRAEVGRGKDLLRQELRQLLQGLRHKAICEGRDQAQAWVQYSPRVLHFALEEPRCDLPEQEIFQMRGGGPSSGHRDLSIIKDQLNVSNIDQVARHLRGLLEKECHTLEREIPILQRCLEEEYMRPCYPSEAALEPTLAELKEQKKVMEQELQASMGPSCVSPNHSGPWGPPHRASDPRFPSAGLHLSSAACLHLLWSPAFDLEASPLPTAGDGSFSAAPGQGQLPHLCPVQHPRPQPEGLVTE from the exons ATGCTCCGGCACTCCCCCTCGCTGTGGGAGCTGGTGGAGGAGCACGTTCCGCTCCGGGAGCGACCCGAAGTGAAGAGGATTCTGGGGGAGGCGCCGGTGGACCTGAGCCTGGAGCTGCGGGcggaggtggggagagggaag GACCTCTTGCGCCAGGAACTCCGGCAGTTGCTCCAGGGTCTCCGCCACAAAGCCATCTGTGAGGGCAG GGACCAGGCCCAAGCTTGGGTCCAGTATAGCCCCAGGGTCCTGCACTTTGCCTTGGAGGAGCCCAGGTGTGATTTGCCAGAACAGGAGATATTCCAGATGAGAGGTGGTGGGCCCAG CAGCGGTCACAGAGATCTCAGCATCATCAAGGACCAACTGAACGTGTCCAACATTGACCAGGTGGCCAGACACCTGAG GGGCCTTCTGGAGAAGGAGTGTCACACCTTGGAGAGGGAGATCCCCATCCTGCAG CGCTGCCTGGAAGAGGAGTATATGAGGCCTTGCTACCCCTCTGAGGCAGCCCTGGAGCCCACCCTGGCAG AGCTAAAGGAACAGAAGAAGGTCATGGAGCAGGAGCTGCAGGCATCTATGGGGCCTTCTTGTGTCTCTCCCAACCACAG CGGCCCTTGGGGTCCTCCACACAGGGCCTCAGACCCCCGCTTCCCCTCTGCGGGGTTGCACCTCTCCAGTGCTGCCTGCCTGCACCTCCTCTGGAGCCCTGCCTTCGACCTCGAGGCCAGTCCGCTACCCACCGCTGGGGACGGCAGCTTCAGTGCAGCCCCAGGGCAGGGCCAGCTTCCACACCTATGTCCAGTGCAGCACCCCAGGCCCCAGCCTGAAGGGCTGGTCACCGAGTAG
- the CCDC24 gene encoding coiled-coil domain-containing protein 24 isoform X7, producing the protein MAPTIPVTPLPSRKVSQLSLQVAMLRALLQEARSSQAPSFRPISDPSSLLAPPPLLKDLLRQELRQLLQGLRHKAICEGRDQAQAWVQYSPRVLHFALEEPRCDLPEQEIFQMRGGGPSGHRDLSIIKDQLNVSNIDQVARHLRGLLEKECHTLEREIPILQRCLEEEYMRPCYPSEAALEPTLAELKEQKKVMEQELQASMGPSCVSPNHRQRPLGSSTQGLRPPLPLCGVAPLQCCLPAPPLEPCLRPRGQSATHRWGRQLQCSPRAGPASTPMSSAAPQAPA; encoded by the exons ATGG cccccaccattcCGGTCACTCCCCTCCCCAGTCGCAAGGTATCCCAGCTCTCCTTGCAGGTGGCGATGTTACGGGCACTGCTCCAAGAGGCTCGATCCTCTCAAGCCCCCAGCTTCCGCCCCATCTCTGACCCCTCTTCTCTTCTGGCACCACCGCCTCTCCTAAAGGACCTCTTGCGCCAGGAACTCCGGCAGTTGCTCCAGGGTCTCCGCCACAAAGCCATCTGTGAGGGCAG GGACCAGGCCCAAGCTTGGGTCCAGTATAGCCCCAGGGTCCTGCACTTTGCCTTGGAGGAGCCCAGGTGTGATTTGCCAGAACAGGAGATATTCCAGATGAGAGGTGGTGGGCCCAG CGGTCACAGAGATCTCAGCATCATCAAGGACCAACTGAACGTGTCCAACATTGACCAGGTGGCCAGACACCTGAG GGGCCTTCTGGAGAAGGAGTGTCACACCTTGGAGAGGGAGATCCCCATCCTGCAG CGCTGCCTGGAAGAGGAGTATATGAGGCCTTGCTACCCCTCTGAGGCAGCCCTGGAGCCCACCCTGGCAG AGCTAAAGGAACAGAAGAAGGTCATGGAGCAGGAGCTGCAGGCATCTATGGGGCCTTCTTGTGTCTCTCCCAACCACAG GCAGCGGCCCTTGGGGTCCTCCACACAGGGCCTCAGACCCCCGCTTCCCCTCTGCGGGGTTGCACCTCTCCAGTGCTGCCTGCCTGCACCTCCTCTGGAGCCCTGCCTTCGACCTCGAGGCCAGTCCGCTACCCACCGCTGGGGACGGCAGCTTCAGTGCAGCCCCAGGGCAGGGCCAGCTTCCACACCTATGTCCAGTGCAGCACCCCAGGCCCCAGCCTGA
- the CCDC24 gene encoding coiled-coil domain-containing protein 24 isoform X10 yields MLRHSPSLWELVEEHVPLRERPEVKRILGEAPVDLSLELRAEVGRGKDLLRQELRQLLQGLRHKAICEGRDQAQAWVQYSPRVLHFALEEPRCDLPEQEIFQMRGGGPSGHRDLSIIKDQLNVSNIDQVARHLRGLLEKECHTLEREIPILQRCLEEEYMRPCYPSEAALEPTLAELKEQKKVMEQELQASMGPSCVSPNHRQRPLGSSTQGLRPPLPLCGVAPLQCCLPAPPLEPCLRPRGQSATHRWGRQLQCSPRAGPASTPMSSAAPQAPA; encoded by the exons ATGCTCCGGCACTCCCCCTCGCTGTGGGAGCTGGTGGAGGAGCACGTTCCGCTCCGGGAGCGACCCGAAGTGAAGAGGATTCTGGGGGAGGCGCCGGTGGACCTGAGCCTGGAGCTGCGGGcggaggtggggagagggaag GACCTCTTGCGCCAGGAACTCCGGCAGTTGCTCCAGGGTCTCCGCCACAAAGCCATCTGTGAGGGCAG GGACCAGGCCCAAGCTTGGGTCCAGTATAGCCCCAGGGTCCTGCACTTTGCCTTGGAGGAGCCCAGGTGTGATTTGCCAGAACAGGAGATATTCCAGATGAGAGGTGGTGGGCCCAG CGGTCACAGAGATCTCAGCATCATCAAGGACCAACTGAACGTGTCCAACATTGACCAGGTGGCCAGACACCTGAG GGGCCTTCTGGAGAAGGAGTGTCACACCTTGGAGAGGGAGATCCCCATCCTGCAG CGCTGCCTGGAAGAGGAGTATATGAGGCCTTGCTACCCCTCTGAGGCAGCCCTGGAGCCCACCCTGGCAG AGCTAAAGGAACAGAAGAAGGTCATGGAGCAGGAGCTGCAGGCATCTATGGGGCCTTCTTGTGTCTCTCCCAACCACAG GCAGCGGCCCTTGGGGTCCTCCACACAGGGCCTCAGACCCCCGCTTCCCCTCTGCGGGGTTGCACCTCTCCAGTGCTGCCTGCCTGCACCTCCTCTGGAGCCCTGCCTTCGACCTCGAGGCCAGTCCGCTACCCACCGCTGGGGACGGCAGCTTCAGTGCAGCCCCAGGGCAGGGCCAGCTTCCACACCTATGTCCAGTGCAGCACCCCAGGCCCCAGCCTGA
- the CCDC24 gene encoding coiled-coil domain-containing protein 24 isoform X11: MLRHSPSLWELVEEHVPLRERPEVKRILGEAPVDLSLELRAEDLLRQELRQLLQGLRHKAICEGRDQAQAWVQYSPRVLHFALEEPRCDLPEQEIFQMRGGGPSSGHRDLSIIKDQLNVSNIDQVARHLRGLLEKECHTLEREIPILQRCLEEEYMRPCYPSEAALEPTLAELKEQKKVMEQELQASMGPSCVSPNHRQRPLGSSTQGLRPPLPLCGVAPLQCCLPAPPLEPCLRPRGQSATHRWGRQLQCSPRAGPASTPMSSAAPQAPA, translated from the exons ATGCTCCGGCACTCCCCCTCGCTGTGGGAGCTGGTGGAGGAGCACGTTCCGCTCCGGGAGCGACCCGAAGTGAAGAGGATTCTGGGGGAGGCGCCGGTGGACCTGAGCCTGGAGCTGCGGGcggag GACCTCTTGCGCCAGGAACTCCGGCAGTTGCTCCAGGGTCTCCGCCACAAAGCCATCTGTGAGGGCAG GGACCAGGCCCAAGCTTGGGTCCAGTATAGCCCCAGGGTCCTGCACTTTGCCTTGGAGGAGCCCAGGTGTGATTTGCCAGAACAGGAGATATTCCAGATGAGAGGTGGTGGGCCCAG CAGCGGTCACAGAGATCTCAGCATCATCAAGGACCAACTGAACGTGTCCAACATTGACCAGGTGGCCAGACACCTGAG GGGCCTTCTGGAGAAGGAGTGTCACACCTTGGAGAGGGAGATCCCCATCCTGCAG CGCTGCCTGGAAGAGGAGTATATGAGGCCTTGCTACCCCTCTGAGGCAGCCCTGGAGCCCACCCTGGCAG AGCTAAAGGAACAGAAGAAGGTCATGGAGCAGGAGCTGCAGGCATCTATGGGGCCTTCTTGTGTCTCTCCCAACCACAG GCAGCGGCCCTTGGGGTCCTCCACACAGGGCCTCAGACCCCCGCTTCCCCTCTGCGGGGTTGCACCTCTCCAGTGCTGCCTGCCTGCACCTCCTCTGGAGCCCTGCCTTCGACCTCGAGGCCAGTCCGCTACCCACCGCTGGGGACGGCAGCTTCAGTGCAGCCCCAGGGCAGGGCCAGCTTCCACACCTATGTCCAGTGCAGCACCCCAGGCCCCAGCCTGA
- the CCDC24 gene encoding coiled-coil domain-containing protein 24 isoform X12: MLRHSPSLWELVEEHVPLRERPEVKRILGEAPVDLSLELRAEDLLRQELRQLLQGLRHKAICEGRDQAQAWVQYSPRVLHFALEEPRCDLPEQEIFQMRGGGPSGHRDLSIIKDQLNVSNIDQVARHLRGLLEKECHTLEREIPILQRCLEEEYMRPCYPSEAALEPTLAELKEQKKVMEQELQASMGPSCVSPNHRQRPLGSSTQGLRPPLPLCGVAPLQCCLPAPPLEPCLRPRGQSATHRWGRQLQCSPRAGPASTPMSSAAPQAPA, translated from the exons ATGCTCCGGCACTCCCCCTCGCTGTGGGAGCTGGTGGAGGAGCACGTTCCGCTCCGGGAGCGACCCGAAGTGAAGAGGATTCTGGGGGAGGCGCCGGTGGACCTGAGCCTGGAGCTGCGGGcggag GACCTCTTGCGCCAGGAACTCCGGCAGTTGCTCCAGGGTCTCCGCCACAAAGCCATCTGTGAGGGCAG GGACCAGGCCCAAGCTTGGGTCCAGTATAGCCCCAGGGTCCTGCACTTTGCCTTGGAGGAGCCCAGGTGTGATTTGCCAGAACAGGAGATATTCCAGATGAGAGGTGGTGGGCCCAG CGGTCACAGAGATCTCAGCATCATCAAGGACCAACTGAACGTGTCCAACATTGACCAGGTGGCCAGACACCTGAG GGGCCTTCTGGAGAAGGAGTGTCACACCTTGGAGAGGGAGATCCCCATCCTGCAG CGCTGCCTGGAAGAGGAGTATATGAGGCCTTGCTACCCCTCTGAGGCAGCCCTGGAGCCCACCCTGGCAG AGCTAAAGGAACAGAAGAAGGTCATGGAGCAGGAGCTGCAGGCATCTATGGGGCCTTCTTGTGTCTCTCCCAACCACAG GCAGCGGCCCTTGGGGTCCTCCACACAGGGCCTCAGACCCCCGCTTCCCCTCTGCGGGGTTGCACCTCTCCAGTGCTGCCTGCCTGCACCTCCTCTGGAGCCCTGCCTTCGACCTCGAGGCCAGTCCGCTACCCACCGCTGGGGACGGCAGCTTCAGTGCAGCCCCAGGGCAGGGCCAGCTTCCACACCTATGTCCAGTGCAGCACCCCAGGCCCCAGCCTGA
- the CCDC24 gene encoding coiled-coil domain-containing protein 24 isoform X5: MLRHSPSLWELVEEHVPLRERPEVKRILGEAPVDLSLELRAEVAMLRALLQEARSSQAPSFRPISDPSSLLAPPPLLKDLLRQELRQLLQGLRHKAICEGRDQAQAWVQYSPRVLHFALEEPRCDLPEQEIFQMRGGGPSSGHRDLSIIKDQLNVSNIDQVARHLRGLLEKECHTLEREIPILQRCLEEEYMRPCYPSEAALEPTLAELKEQKKVMEQELQASMGPSCVSPNHRQRPLGSSTQGLRPPLPLCGVAPLQCCLPAPPLEPCLRPRGQSATHRWGRQLQCSPRAGPASTPMSSAAPQAPA; this comes from the exons ATGCTCCGGCACTCCCCCTCGCTGTGGGAGCTGGTGGAGGAGCACGTTCCGCTCCGGGAGCGACCCGAAGTGAAGAGGATTCTGGGGGAGGCGCCGGTGGACCTGAGCCTGGAGCTGCGGGcggag GTGGCGATGTTACGGGCACTGCTCCAAGAGGCTCGATCCTCTCAAGCCCCCAGCTTCCGCCCCATCTCTGACCCCTCTTCTCTTCTGGCACCACCGCCTCTCCTAAAGGACCTCTTGCGCCAGGAACTCCGGCAGTTGCTCCAGGGTCTCCGCCACAAAGCCATCTGTGAGGGCAG GGACCAGGCCCAAGCTTGGGTCCAGTATAGCCCCAGGGTCCTGCACTTTGCCTTGGAGGAGCCCAGGTGTGATTTGCCAGAACAGGAGATATTCCAGATGAGAGGTGGTGGGCCCAG CAGCGGTCACAGAGATCTCAGCATCATCAAGGACCAACTGAACGTGTCCAACATTGACCAGGTGGCCAGACACCTGAG GGGCCTTCTGGAGAAGGAGTGTCACACCTTGGAGAGGGAGATCCCCATCCTGCAG CGCTGCCTGGAAGAGGAGTATATGAGGCCTTGCTACCCCTCTGAGGCAGCCCTGGAGCCCACCCTGGCAG AGCTAAAGGAACAGAAGAAGGTCATGGAGCAGGAGCTGCAGGCATCTATGGGGCCTTCTTGTGTCTCTCCCAACCACAG GCAGCGGCCCTTGGGGTCCTCCACACAGGGCCTCAGACCCCCGCTTCCCCTCTGCGGGGTTGCACCTCTCCAGTGCTGCCTGCCTGCACCTCCTCTGGAGCCCTGCCTTCGACCTCGAGGCCAGTCCGCTACCCACCGCTGGGGACGGCAGCTTCAGTGCAGCCCCAGGGCAGGGCCAGCTTCCACACCTATGTCCAGTGCAGCACCCCAGGCCCCAGCCTGA
- the CCDC24 gene encoding coiled-coil domain-containing protein 24 isoform X6 has protein sequence MLRHSPSLWELVEEHVPLRERPEVKRILGEAPVDLSLELRAEVAMLRALLQEARSSQAPSFRPISDPSSLLAPPPLLKDLLRQELRQLLQGLRHKAICEGRDQAQAWVQYSPRVLHFALEEPRCDLPEQEIFQMRGGGPSGHRDLSIIKDQLNVSNIDQVARHLRGLLEKECHTLEREIPILQRCLEEEYMRPCYPSEAALEPTLAELKEQKKVMEQELQASMGPSCVSPNHRQRPLGSSTQGLRPPLPLCGVAPLQCCLPAPPLEPCLRPRGQSATHRWGRQLQCSPRAGPASTPMSSAAPQAPA, from the exons ATGCTCCGGCACTCCCCCTCGCTGTGGGAGCTGGTGGAGGAGCACGTTCCGCTCCGGGAGCGACCCGAAGTGAAGAGGATTCTGGGGGAGGCGCCGGTGGACCTGAGCCTGGAGCTGCGGGcggag GTGGCGATGTTACGGGCACTGCTCCAAGAGGCTCGATCCTCTCAAGCCCCCAGCTTCCGCCCCATCTCTGACCCCTCTTCTCTTCTGGCACCACCGCCTCTCCTAAAGGACCTCTTGCGCCAGGAACTCCGGCAGTTGCTCCAGGGTCTCCGCCACAAAGCCATCTGTGAGGGCAG GGACCAGGCCCAAGCTTGGGTCCAGTATAGCCCCAGGGTCCTGCACTTTGCCTTGGAGGAGCCCAGGTGTGATTTGCCAGAACAGGAGATATTCCAGATGAGAGGTGGTGGGCCCAG CGGTCACAGAGATCTCAGCATCATCAAGGACCAACTGAACGTGTCCAACATTGACCAGGTGGCCAGACACCTGAG GGGCCTTCTGGAGAAGGAGTGTCACACCTTGGAGAGGGAGATCCCCATCCTGCAG CGCTGCCTGGAAGAGGAGTATATGAGGCCTTGCTACCCCTCTGAGGCAGCCCTGGAGCCCACCCTGGCAG AGCTAAAGGAACAGAAGAAGGTCATGGAGCAGGAGCTGCAGGCATCTATGGGGCCTTCTTGTGTCTCTCCCAACCACAG GCAGCGGCCCTTGGGGTCCTCCACACAGGGCCTCAGACCCCCGCTTCCCCTCTGCGGGGTTGCACCTCTCCAGTGCTGCCTGCCTGCACCTCCTCTGGAGCCCTGCCTTCGACCTCGAGGCCAGTCCGCTACCCACCGCTGGGGACGGCAGCTTCAGTGCAGCCCCAGGGCAGGGCCAGCTTCCACACCTATGTCCAGTGCAGCACCCCAGGCCCCAGCCTGA